A region of Martelella sp. NC20 DNA encodes the following proteins:
- a CDS encoding zinc-binding alcohol dehydrogenase family protein: MRALGYEKAHALDAYGIEEMDVAEPELRDADLLVEIRAVGVNPGEALIRSTRSADPGGRVILGWEFSGVVLQVGPMATGFSVGDRVMGTGDVTRDGCWAERLAVDHRVVARIPDRLAFVDAASLPIGGLTAWEAVFRDRDTLPSGVDSVLVIGGAGGVGSMAIQLLKARTDAFVIATASRQESKDWCAAMGADLVVNHRQDLTAQLDTAGIEQVDMVFSTAGTARNLSQIAGLLRPFGHLTAIDIAPPSDVSPIVSKSISLHTEMVFARVINGFDPQSQSAVLAEIARRVVFGEMRPIAAVRLDGLTAQNMRIAHEKLESRRTIGKIVIVV; this comes from the coding sequence ATGAGAGCGCTTGGTTATGAAAAAGCCCATGCTCTCGATGCCTATGGGATCGAGGAGATGGACGTCGCCGAGCCGGAGCTGCGGGATGCCGATCTCCTGGTCGAGATCCGAGCGGTCGGGGTCAATCCGGGCGAAGCCCTGATCAGAAGCACGCGCAGCGCAGATCCGGGTGGGCGCGTCATTCTGGGCTGGGAATTTTCCGGCGTGGTGCTTCAGGTCGGGCCGATGGCAACAGGTTTCTCCGTCGGTGATCGCGTGATGGGCACCGGCGACGTTACTCGCGATGGATGCTGGGCAGAGCGCCTTGCCGTCGACCACCGTGTCGTCGCCAGGATCCCCGATCGGCTTGCTTTCGTCGATGCCGCTTCCTTGCCCATCGGCGGCCTGACGGCATGGGAGGCGGTGTTTCGCGATCGCGATACGCTGCCGTCCGGCGTTGACAGCGTGCTCGTTATCGGAGGCGCCGGCGGTGTGGGTTCCATGGCGATCCAGTTGCTGAAAGCCAGGACCGACGCATTTGTCATTGCCACCGCTTCACGGCAGGAATCCAAGGATTGGTGCGCAGCGATGGGGGCCGACCTTGTGGTCAATCACCGCCAGGACCTAACAGCCCAGCTCGATACCGCAGGGATCGAGCAAGTGGATATGGTGTTCTCGACGGCGGGAACCGCTCGAAACCTGAGCCAGATCGCCGGGCTATTGCGGCCCTTCGGGCACCTGACGGCCATCGATATCGCTCCGCCGTCCGACGTAAGCCCGATCGTGTCGAAATCCATATCGCTTCACACCGAAATGGTGTTCGCGAGGGTGATCAACGGCTTCGATCCGCAAAGCCAGAGCGCAGTTCTCGCCGAGATCGCCAGGCGCGTTGTCTTCGGTGAAATGCGCCCGATCGCTGCGGTGAGGCTCGATGGCCTTACAGCACAGAACATGAGGATCGCACACGAAAAACTCGAGAGCAGACGAACGATCGGAAAAATCGTGATCGTCGTCTGA
- a CDS encoding NADPH-dependent F420 reductase, with protein MKFRFIGAGVVAQTIARHLLQFGHEVLLSNSRGPDTLADVVSRLGRGASAGAPQQAADQDVVVLSVAWARVPEALAAIPDWSGRTLIDATNRINPDNPGDLGDLSGPTSSEIVAEQAAGASVIKAFNTIPMQWIADASPEKPKTVLFISGDDASAKTALGDVLEQVGFAAVDLGTLAIGGRQQQIGGPLAGLNLTLKDRFVL; from the coding sequence ATGAAATTCCGATTTATAGGAGCGGGCGTGGTCGCGCAGACGATCGCGCGCCACCTGCTGCAATTCGGTCACGAGGTCCTGCTTAGCAACAGCCGCGGGCCTGACACGCTGGCCGATGTTGTCAGCCGTCTGGGTCGGGGGGCGTCCGCAGGCGCGCCGCAACAGGCCGCCGATCAGGACGTGGTGGTGCTGAGCGTCGCGTGGGCCCGCGTTCCTGAAGCGCTCGCTGCGATCCCGGACTGGTCCGGCCGCACCCTGATCGATGCCACAAACCGGATCAATCCCGACAATCCGGGAGATCTCGGCGACCTCTCGGGCCCCACATCGAGCGAGATCGTTGCCGAACAGGCGGCGGGCGCCAGCGTGATCAAGGCGTTCAACACAATTCCCATGCAGTGGATCGCTGACGCTTCGCCCGAAAAACCGAAAACCGTCCTGTTCATCTCGGGCGACGATGCCAGCGCGAAAACAGCGCTGGGCGACGTGCTCGAACAGGTCGGCTTCGCCGCTGTCGATCTCGGCACCCTAGCGATCGGCGGCAGGCAACAGCAGATCGGTGGTCCCCTGGCGGGTCTCAACCTGACCCTCAAAGATCGGTTCGTGCTATGA
- a CDS encoding winged helix-turn-helix transcriptional regulator: MSETHFQCGLEAVLAILGGKWKPLIVYHLAGGPKRTGQLRRLITNVSEKMLIQHLKELTDDGVLRRIDFQKVPPHVEYELTEFGRSLAQLLAPLCEWGTHHNAEVARIVQNRDHGTKVA, from the coding sequence ATGAGCGAGACGCATTTCCAATGCGGCCTGGAAGCGGTGCTGGCCATCCTCGGCGGAAAGTGGAAGCCGCTTATCGTCTATCATCTCGCCGGCGGCCCGAAACGCACCGGTCAATTGCGCAGGCTCATCACCAATGTGAGCGAAAAGATGCTGATCCAGCATCTGAAGGAGTTGACGGACGACGGCGTCCTTCGCCGCATCGATTTCCAAAAAGTGCCGCCGCACGTAGAATATGAATTGACCGAATTTGGCCGAAGCTTGGCCCAGCTACTCGCACCGCTATGCGAATGGGGAACGCACCACAACGCGGAGGTCGCAAGGATCGTACAAAACCGGGATCATGGGACGAAAGTGGCTTAG
- a CDS encoding SDR family NAD(P)-dependent oxidoreductase — protein MSKVWLVTGANRGLGREIARAALDAGETVVATARSADAVRGAFGEHDRLHALALDITDAEVANAAADETAERFGAIDVLVNNAGYAELGFFETFTDEAVRRQFEVNLFGTMNVARAVAPHMRQRRAGLIITISSVSGLVSNGGGAVYSASKFAVEGWMEGFAQELAPLGVRSLLVEPGMLRTDFMDGKSARFGSIDIPDYAEAIAQYRAFVDGANGNQPGDPKLLAARIVALALQDEAPSRFVFGDDARQWANAKVDQLRQEIARSAECD, from the coding sequence ATGTCAAAGGTTTGGTTGGTGACCGGGGCGAACCGGGGACTTGGACGCGAGATCGCGCGCGCGGCACTTGATGCCGGCGAAACGGTGGTGGCGACGGCGCGTTCCGCCGATGCGGTGCGCGGTGCCTTCGGGGAACACGATCGTCTACACGCCCTCGCGCTCGATATCACCGACGCCGAGGTCGCCAACGCGGCGGCCGACGAGACCGCGGAGCGGTTCGGCGCGATCGACGTGCTGGTCAACAATGCCGGTTATGCCGAGCTGGGTTTCTTCGAGACCTTTACCGACGAAGCGGTGCGGCGGCAGTTCGAGGTCAACCTGTTCGGCACGATGAACGTGGCGCGCGCGGTCGCCCCCCACATGCGTCAGCGCCGCGCTGGCCTCATCATCACCATCTCGTCCGTCAGCGGGCTGGTCTCCAATGGCGGTGGCGCGGTCTATTCGGCGTCGAAATTCGCGGTCGAGGGATGGATGGAAGGTTTTGCGCAGGAACTGGCGCCGCTGGGCGTCCGCTCGCTGCTGGTCGAGCCGGGTATGCTGCGCACCGACTTCATGGACGGGAAATCGGCGCGCTTCGGCAGCATCGACATTCCGGACTATGCCGAGGCGATCGCGCAGTATCGCGCGTTCGTCGACGGCGCAAACGGCAACCAGCCGGGTGATCCGAAGCTGCTGGCCGCGCGGATCGTGGCGCTTGCGTTGCAGGACGAGGCGCCATCGCGGTTCGTGTTCGGAGATGACGCCCGACAGTGGGCCAACGCAAAGGTCGATCAGTTGCGGCAGGAGATCGCCCGGTCGGCCGAGTGCGATTGA
- a CDS encoding LysR family transcriptional regulator has product MRPDQFGDLAIFAAIASDRSFTRAAQRLGVTQSALSQTMKRLEDQLGFRLLTRTTRSVAPTAAGERLLATLSPAIAGLDDELEALTQARGAAIGTVRITTGKHAAGTVLWPMLPAFMRRHPGIEVAVSVEDDMTDVVAGRYDAGIRLGERLEKDMIALAVGPPLRVAVVAAPSYLRDHPAPMEPADLTAHRCIAYADAHGRLSPWSFDRDGRAVTVKPGRGPVFNDGDLLVAAALEGFGILYIVEDLVAAPVADGRLARLLEPWCEPFSGYHLYYPDRHGTTAFELFKEALRAERAARFVCPE; this is encoded by the coding sequence ATGCGTCCGGACCAGTTCGGCGACCTCGCCATCTTCGCGGCGATTGCCTCCGACCGCAGTTTCACCCGAGCCGCGCAACGGCTCGGCGTCACCCAGTCTGCATTGAGCCAGACCATGAAGCGGCTGGAGGACCAGCTCGGCTTTCGCCTGCTCACCCGCACAACGCGCAGCGTTGCCCCCACCGCCGCCGGCGAGCGCCTGCTCGCCACCCTGTCACCGGCTATTGCCGGGCTGGACGACGAGCTTGAGGCGCTAACCCAAGCACGCGGGGCCGCGATCGGCACTGTCCGGATCACGACGGGCAAACACGCCGCGGGCACGGTTTTGTGGCCAATGCTTCCCGCCTTCATGCGTCGCCACCCGGGCATCGAGGTGGCGGTGAGCGTGGAGGACGATATGACCGATGTCGTGGCGGGCCGCTATGATGCCGGCATCCGGCTCGGCGAACGGCTAGAGAAGGACATGATCGCGCTCGCGGTCGGGCCTCCGCTGCGTGTCGCGGTGGTGGCAGCCCCCAGCTATCTGCGTGATCATCCGGCGCCGATGGAGCCGGCCGATCTCACCGCCCATCGCTGTATCGCCTACGCCGACGCGCATGGCAGGCTGTCGCCCTGGTCATTCGATCGCGACGGCCGCGCGGTGACGGTCAAGCCAGGTCGCGGGCCGGTCTTCAACGACGGCGACCTGCTGGTTGCTGCTGCTCTCGAGGGTTTCGGCATCCTCTACATCGTGGAGGATCTGGTGGCGGCGCCGGTTGCCGATGGCCGTCTTGCCCGTCTGCTGGAGCCCTGGTGCGAGCCGTTTTCCGGATACCACCTCTATTATCCTGATCGGCACGGCACGACGGCTTTCGAACTGTTCAAGGAAGCGCTTCGCGCAGAAAGGGCTGCGCGCTTCGTGTGTCCGGAGTGA
- a CDS encoding MFS transporter, producing the protein MSSQTTASVREHGEGRFRLSGIAASHFLNDLMQALLIASYPLLRTELSLDFLQIGILSLTYQVTASVLQPIVGTLTDRRAQRWSLAFGMALSGVGILMLGLAGSYTHLLISSLFLGLGSAVFHPEAARLARKWAREKVGWGQSLFQLGGSLGTMAGPLLTAAIILPYGQGSITWFLLVALIGVFLTVRITAAEPEQTAHAARQSSGDSVGRQTSPAARSAGQLTLLFVLVCAKYIYIACFSSFLVFYLEATLGFPASKGLIVLFGFHAAVAGGGLVGGAFSDRLGTARVIAFSFWGAAPFALAFPYLGQVGAIAAAITAAAVIASAFPAIIVHAQSLVPARIGMISGLFYGTAFGVGGLASAVFGWLADATSVHTIFVWSAWLPLAGVLTVLLRNSKPTRSDVCGFPGRKSKHCPN; encoded by the coding sequence ATGTCCAGTCAAACGACGGCTTCTGTGCGGGAGCATGGTGAAGGCCGTTTCCGGCTTTCCGGCATCGCCGCCTCGCACTTTCTCAACGATCTGATGCAGGCCTTGCTGATCGCAAGCTATCCGCTGTTACGCACGGAGCTTTCCCTCGACTTTCTGCAGATCGGCATACTCAGTCTGACTTATCAGGTCACGGCTTCGGTGCTGCAACCGATCGTCGGCACATTGACGGATCGTCGTGCGCAGCGATGGAGCCTCGCTTTCGGAATGGCGCTGAGCGGCGTTGGCATCCTGATGCTCGGCTTGGCCGGGAGTTACACGCATCTCCTGATTTCCAGCCTGTTTCTCGGTCTCGGGTCTGCGGTCTTTCATCCCGAAGCGGCTCGGCTTGCGCGCAAATGGGCACGCGAAAAAGTTGGCTGGGGCCAATCACTGTTCCAGCTCGGTGGCAGTCTCGGCACCATGGCGGGACCATTGCTGACAGCGGCGATCATACTACCCTATGGTCAGGGATCGATCACCTGGTTCCTGCTCGTTGCCTTGATCGGCGTATTTCTGACTGTGCGGATCACTGCAGCAGAACCGGAGCAGACAGCTCATGCGGCGAGGCAATCGTCCGGCGACTCGGTTGGTCGACAAACGTCACCCGCTGCGCGATCGGCAGGCCAACTCACGCTCCTGTTTGTTCTCGTCTGCGCGAAATACATCTATATCGCCTGCTTCAGTAGCTTCCTGGTTTTCTATTTGGAGGCGACACTTGGCTTTCCAGCTTCGAAAGGGCTTATCGTCCTGTTTGGCTTTCATGCGGCCGTTGCTGGAGGGGGGCTCGTTGGAGGCGCCTTCAGCGACCGGCTCGGAACCGCGCGCGTCATAGCCTTTTCGTTTTGGGGGGCTGCGCCCTTCGCACTGGCTTTTCCCTATTTGGGGCAGGTCGGGGCGATAGCGGCGGCAATCACGGCGGCTGCGGTCATCGCCTCGGCCTTTCCCGCGATCATTGTTCACGCCCAAAGTCTGGTGCCAGCACGTATAGGAATGATCTCCGGGCTTTTCTACGGCACGGCGTTCGGTGTCGGAGGCCTTGCCTCTGCCGTATTCGGCTGGCTGGCAGACGCTACCAGCGTCCACACCATCTTCGTCTGGTCTGCCTGGCTGCCACTGGCCGGTGTCCTGACGGTTCTCCTCCGCAACTCCAAGCCGACGCGAAGTGACGTCTGTGGGTTTCCTGGCCGCAAGAGCAAGCATTGCCCCAATTAA
- a CDS encoding AraC family transcriptional regulator, with amino-acid sequence MTEDITGPEDIIALGRRYAGGSHLEEHRHERSQLLYGLTGTAIVTTQSGLWMMPPDAALWIPAETPHEVTMVGEVNMRSLYLKPALLPQMPRHCVVLEVGTLLRALLDALAATTGTEESKRRLMSELVLLEIAGQPIVPLTLPLPPVGPLRSHCLAFSAAPNVHAKLDDWCAALNMSRRNFTRVFRAGIGLSFVEWRSRACVLAAISRLSAGDQVTHIAFDLGYDSSASFAAMFRRATGSVPSRFRQKQ; translated from the coding sequence ATGACCGAAGACATCACCGGACCAGAGGACATTATTGCCCTCGGACGGCGATATGCCGGTGGCAGCCATCTGGAAGAGCATCGTCATGAGCGCTCGCAACTCCTCTATGGACTCACCGGAACCGCGATCGTGACGACGCAGTCTGGCCTGTGGATGATGCCGCCCGATGCTGCGCTCTGGATCCCGGCTGAGACACCACACGAAGTCACAATGGTCGGCGAGGTGAATATGCGCAGTCTCTACCTGAAGCCCGCGCTCTTGCCTCAGATGCCTCGCCATTGCGTTGTTCTCGAGGTGGGGACGCTTCTCAGAGCCCTGCTTGATGCGCTTGCGGCGACAACCGGGACTGAGGAGAGCAAGCGAAGACTTATGTCTGAACTGGTATTGCTGGAAATTGCCGGGCAACCTATCGTTCCGCTGACGCTTCCATTGCCGCCTGTGGGACCGTTGCGGAGCCACTGCCTGGCTTTCAGCGCCGCGCCGAATGTCCATGCAAAACTAGACGACTGGTGTGCAGCCCTGAATATGAGCAGACGCAATTTCACCCGGGTATTTCGCGCAGGCATAGGCCTAAGCTTCGTGGAGTGGCGTAGCAGGGCCTGTGTGCTGGCAGCCATTTCCCGGCTATCCGCAGGTGACCAGGTGACCCACATTGCATTCGACCTCGGCTATGACAGTTCCGCCTCATTCGCTGCAATGTTTCGCCGTGCAACAGGCAGTGTCCCATCCCGCTTCAGGCAAAAGCAATAA